The Lolium rigidum isolate FL_2022 chromosome 1, APGP_CSIRO_Lrig_0.1, whole genome shotgun sequence region CCCTCTTACAATAGGAGAGCATAACATTTGTAGTTACCAATAAGTTTTCAAAGATATTCAAAATTAGCTTGAAAAATAATATGGTTGTGCTGAATCAGTATTACTTCACAGAAAAATCAAATAGGCAGACCAGGACACATCCAATAGAATGCCGAATTCTATGTTGAGATGTAGCTCCGTGGTCAATGGACACTTCCAAAATGTATGTGCCAATTAAGACTTCATTCCTGGGCTGTCACTCTTTAAATAGGAGATAACAACATGTGTAGTTGGCAATAAGTTTTTAAAGATATTTAGAATTAGCTTGAAAAATAATGGTCACGCTGAATCAGTATTAGTTCTCTCAAGAAAAAATCAAATATGCAGACTAGGACAAATGCAATATAATGGGCCAATTTATATGTTAAGATGTAGCTCTGTGGTCAATGGACACCCCCAAAATGTATCCGCCAATTAAGTTTTAATCGGTTTATTCTATGTTCATCATTTGGCGGGCAGGACTCTAGTAAAACCATATTGTTACAAAGTGCTTACTGGTTTATGCGTGTGCCTTGTGTATATTCATATTTTTTGATAATTTTCCTCCTTTTTAATGTGGTAATAGCACCTGTAAGGCCGGTCATGCCATACAACGGAGGTGCGGCGGTTCCAGGGAGCATGTATGTTCCAAGCCCAACATATCAGCAACCCCCCTACAACTACTCACAGGCTCTTGTGTATCCTCCTTATGGGTAGGTTAACAAGTTCATTCGATGCATTGTTGGCAGAATCATGCACAGCTAAAGCTGTGATCTGTTAGGTTGTCTGGCACACCGATTAAAGCTGTAGCTAGTCTGGAATTTATACTTTACATGATTGTAGTGTATATAATGTTGTGGTGCTAGAATATCTTCTTATTTCCAAGTGAACAGCCTGGCTGCTGCAAGTAATGATACATCGTTTTTGTCATTGCAGGCCATCAACGTATGGACAAGAATACTTGTACCCACAGGTTGAGAACTCGTCCACAATTTTATATACTTTTTAACTTTTTTGCTTTCGCTAATTTATTATATTTTTAGTTTTGTAGAATGCCTATGGTCCATATGTTGGACAACAGTATGTCCCAGTATATGGTGGTCCCAGAACTGTAGGCCCAGCAGCTTACCCATATGGGCAGTTCGGCCAACCTGTGCCAAGTGATCATTCTTATTCACCTGGCTATGTACCAGGTCACCTTCTTCCACTATCTAATCAGAATGCTGCAAATGTGCGTGCATCAACAGTTCAACAGCAATATCCTCCAGGCAAGAAATCGATTGGTGATGGGTGAATTAAACCTACTATGTCTTGCACAACCCAACATGTTGTATTCGTCGAAGTTTTAATGTGTGCCTCTTGTATGGAAACAGGAGCCCCACGTCCTCAGCAACAGGTCTTGCTCCCTGCTCGTGCGCCACAGTTCCCGCCAAACAACATCTCTGAGCAAATGTCAGGATGACAAAAAAACCGGTGACAAGTTTGAGGTGTGTTTACCTTGTCAGAACTACAGTCCCTGGTTGGTTGTCAGACTTAAAATATAGCTTTCCATGTTGCAGGGTATCCTCTCTACTCTGCAGCAGGACTAAGAGCAGCAGTACTGCTAATTGGGCGGCATGCTTCTTTTCTTGCAAACTGTCTTCTTTTGCATTTTTAAAGGTTGGTCACGACATTGATCTTAATGTGCTAGTCCTTTTATCGTAAGGGCTGCGTGGGCTGAATTATATTGTTTCTTAACTCTTATTTCAGGTTATCCTTGATCCATGGTTACCCGCAATGTTATAATGTGAATGTTAAACCGCTCCATTGGATGGGGCGGGAAGCAAGTGAGAGCTGGAGACTGAAGCCACTCTTGCTCTGCTTCTGTCAGTGTCTTCTGTCTTGTACATTCTCCATCCCCTGCCAGGAATTCTGATAGCTGGTGGTCTGTGCATGGACCAAACTTGACGTTGGAAAAGGAGTCCGGACGTCCAACCTGTGTATAGTAGTAGTAGCTCATGTAGGGTTTTAAGTCGTAGAACAGCTCAATTCTTTCT contains the following coding sequences:
- the LOC124696618 gene encoding RNA-binding protein 38-like; this translates as MMTPQRSPAVMGGGGGGGGGTPALHYLSGPYGDTTYTKVFVGGLAWETRSEGLRAHFEVYGDILEAVVITDRATGRSKGYGFVTFRDPDSARMACMDPYPVIDGRRANCNLAILGRPGPAVPFSPVRPVMPYNGGAAVPGSMYVPSPTYQQPPYNYSQALVYPPYGPSTYGQEYLYPQNAYGPYVGQQYVPVYGGPRTVGPAAYPYGQFGQPVPSDHSYSPGYVPGHLLPLSNQNAANVRASTVQQQYPPGAPRPQQQVLLPARAPQFPPNNISEQMSG